ATGACCTTGATATCTGGATTAACGTGATGTGAGTGTCGTTCTATGACCTCGGGAATTCCAGGCATATCTTGTGGGATCTAGGCGAAGATATTTGAGTATTTTCAATTTAAGCCTATTATTTCTTATCTTGAAGATTTTGAAAGATTTTTACCAATCTTTGTTGTTTTCTCGGAATGACCCGGGATGACCTCAACGTCTATTGTCTCCTCGATCGGGGATCAAGTGAAGCGCTTATGATGTAAATCCCATAGGTCCATGTCCACAACTTGATTTACATTAGGTTCAAAACTTTCTTGTTTTTTTGATTCGGTAGCGATCCAAAGAGGATAGGCAAATCAATTATGCTTATAACCTTTACTTCATTGCCCGCAAAGAGCGGATTCTGAATGGCCTCCAATTTCCTGTCACCCAACTCCATCCCGGAGAATGCATGGTGGTACAATATGTCAACGGAGTTGCCGTTGTCAATGAATTTTTTTAACCATATATGTTCCGACCCTTATTAATATGACTaaagcatcctgatgtgttgCTAAAAATCTTGGTTGATAGTCATCGTCTGAGAACTATATGACTAAAGTGGGGTTAGGCTTAAGTTGTTTTTGCAGCTGAGGGTTTATTTTAAACACCTCCCAAACATATGTTTTTTTGGAATTATTAGAGGAGCCTCCCGAGGAAATTCATCCAAAAATAACATCGATGACTCTATCATCATCCCTTTGTCTATCTCGAGGGATGCCGTGATGGGGATCGGTGTAATGGATGAGTTGTCCTCGCTTAATCTTACTTTCagttaaattgattaattaatataattattttattggATGGCATGTGTCCTCATGATATTCACAGTATCTAGTGCTTAGAGGGAGGCTTGGCTTCATGGGCCGAGGTGGACGATAGTCCGACTCTGTTTTCATGATGGCTAGGATTGTAGATTTCTCTGTgtttaattttgtaaattatttCCTTTATCGTTGGAAAGGTGTCACGTCTTTTTCATTTTTGGTTTCTCATTGGCGTCACGGACTTGTCGCCTAAGCGACCTATTGTCACTTCTCCTATATTCTCTCGTGGGAGATCGAGGGTTATAGTTTGCACTTTTCTCGTACCTCCTGGATGATGACCTTTTCGGAGATTAGATGCTACCCACCGCTTCTTGGAGAGTCATTTGATATTTTACCAATTGGAATGTTTCCTGAAGAGGTTGGGTGTTCTTTTCAAAGAATTCTTCTAATAACGCGGAATAACGATATTTATCTTTGCCTGCTACCAAGTAGTTTACGGCTAATTCTTCCACCAAATTGAAAATTTGGGTCATGGCTTCCCTGAATCTGTGTAGGAATTTTTGGAATGATTCATTTGGGCTTTGACGACTTGTCATTAGCGAGGCTGTGATCTTGCCACCTTTAAAATTGCTTAAAAAACGAGATTGAAATTTAGACTTTAATATCGCCCATGAATCAATAAAGCGTGGGGGAAGATTAATATACCATTGAAATGCAGTTCCTTGAAGGCATGTGGAAAAGAATTGATAATGGGCGACCTATGAGTGACCACAAAATGCCATTATGTCATTGAAGGTATTGAGGAAAGCTGGTAGGTCTTTTAATCCATCGAAATAATCTAAAGCTAGAGTTTTGAGAGTTCAATCAGTGCCCTCATTTTCGACAGCGCGTGTTAACGGATTTTCCCCTATTATGCCAAACTTAGATGTATTGTTGATGTTATCTCGCAACTGAGCTAATTCGTCTTGCATTCTTTGAAAAGCTTCAGGATCGACTGAACTCGTGTTGTCGACCCTTTGTAATGTTTCTATAGAGTCTGACTTTCTTTGACGGCGCTGAGGTGGTCGCGAGTAGGTGGACTCAATTGAGGCCTCGTCTTCATAATGATAATCCCCGTCGTCAATGATAATCCTCGTCGTCAAGAGAATTGTCATCTTGATCTTCGTAAATCTTTTCCTGAATGAACAACGGGATCGAAGTTTGCTTGAGCTCGGCCCGTGGGCGTATGATTTCTTTTTTTTTAGCAATCCTTTCATGTATGCTACACGCCTCTTCATTGAGGAGCAGTCATCGCTCGTCGGTGGCTGCCGCTTCGCCTAACTCCGATGCACGAACAACTTTCAAACGTTGAATCTTATCCAAGTGTAGCCGCATATCATTTGATAAGACCATTTTCCCGGCTGTAGTCTGGACTCTTGTCTGAGAATATTTCTCTCCTTTTCTTTTGCTTGTCAATAGCTCAGAAATAGTCAGTCGGTGTGATCGGTCATTTGTTATGCCCTCTAGTTGGTGGAATAATCGACGAGGTTAAAGATTTAATGATCCTTGCTCTGGCGGACCTCACTTCACGGTTTCTTTCTTCACTGTTTTAATTAGTTTTTGCACAACAGCCTTGTCCGCTGCCGTCTTGCTGAATCGGTTGGATAGATGAACTATAAAAGAGCTCCCTCTAACCCTAAATGATGATCAGGTATGAAGAGAAGTATGGTGAAGACTTAAATCAACATTTAATAATAATCACCCtctctttaatctttatttagACCTTTTTCCAACCCTTTATGTGGGGAGAATACATTATATTTACGTGGAATCCCTTTTGGGCCTCTATTCCAAATATATTTATGGGTCCAAAACCGGGTCTAACCATCTTAACTTATTTATTAAGTGGGCCTCTTATTTCCGAATCCTGAGTTCCAACACAAACAATAACACTAGAATAACTCATCATTTGAGAATGTTTTCGAGAACCAATAGCACTAGAACAATTCATTATTTGAAAATGTTTTCGAGAATATTTTCGAGTCCTCGAAGATAATATTAGTATTAAAAAAATCTAATTTGGTGTGTGAAATGGACAAGAAATGAGCATGTGGTACATGCACCTGTGTCGAGAGAGACGAGGAAGAAACAAAAGCGGAAAACTTGTCGGTATCACGAAAAAGAGAGATAAATCAAATAGGCCGTACCTCATTACCCAACAGCCTATTTTTATTAATTGTGTCTATAAAATAtctaatattattattattatagttgtatatttcTGAGTCACAAAGGGGGATAGCGCGGGGCGGCTATGGAAGAGGTTAGGGCAAGCTCCGAGTGGGTTTCTTGTCATGCCTCTCATGTCACTGTTAATTTAGCAGGTCCCTTCTCATTTTATCTTGctttttaattaattaagtaaaaGAATATTCATTTAAAAGCATTGTACATTGTGTTACTcctatttattaaaaaaaaacatGAATGAATAAATATGTACAGGCATTGAGAAGGTAGCAGAAAGTATGAAAAACTCAATACCAAAAGTGGAATGGGATTATGAAGGAATTCACTATTTTGACAATGGCCCTCTCTCTGTTCAGTATTTGTTTGTACTTGATGCTTTGAATTTTTGCTTTTGGCCTGGTAACCCCCCCTACATTACCCCCACTTGCACCTGTAATTATGTTATTATCTGTTATTTTATAAATGATGTTTGATCATTGGAGTGCTATGTTTATTGTTGTGCCTTGCTTATTAACCGGATCCTAGGAAGCACGGATTTCACTCCCACCACAGTACCAGATTCTTGGGTGGACAAGGATTCTTCTCTCACCCACAAGTGAGAGAAGGTAATGTAGATACTTAAATACTTAATCGGTTAACTATGTTAAACTGCATTATTTTCGTAATCAAATAATAATGATGTTTATTATTAAGGATAATGAACTAATTTAGTTGActatttagtttattttaaatGAAACTCTttaatatattcatatataatatattataattctCCAAATCCCCATTTTTTTAGATTTACCGAAATTTTGTATCCCCATACTATGATACTACGCACCCCTGCCGCCCCCGCACTCATGACTCATGCTTTCTGGACTGGATTGTAACAAGTTCGGGTTTAGCTTCTCTTCGTTCCATATATCCTTTGCTTTATATTGGACTATTGGTTACACAGAGTTCTTCCATGTAGTTTTTCAAATGGAATTGGTTGCGTCATCAACAGTGAGAATAAAATCTGCAATTCACTTTTGCAGTCTGTAGCTATATCCAAGTACCTTTTTTTTATAGTTAAACTCACACATACACAAGGAGTCGAATCCTTGACCTCTTTTCAGAGAAACCAAGACCTTGACCACTGCACGTGGCATGTGAATATTACATGGATCACTGAGGGGGAGGGGGAGTCAGCTTTGTAGCTCATGTAATTAGAAGAGTAAAAGAGTCTACCACTAAATCAAACTTAGATTATTTTCTTGAACCTGTCCTTTTCCTGTGCTTTTGGATTTATCTTTGCGTGTGAGTAGAGTGTAGCCATTCAGCATGAAGATACTATCACCAGCAGGATTGAAATATCTTGAAAATTCTTTACATGGCTGAAAGCATTATGTTGTTATGTCTTCCAAGTATATATGTAATATTATTGCCAGTCGCCTTAAAACTTTTTTCATGATTTGCTGCTTATTTAAAAACAGACAAGGATTTGACATATGATCATTTGGCTGCGGGATTGAAGGCTGCTCTTCAGAAAGACAAATCTGCTTTTGACGCTGATCGTTTACAATCATACACTGGTAATCTGGCTTCCTATTTCTGGTCATAAATGCTCTGTTATTGGTGTTTATTCACTTTCTTTACTTGAGCTTGTTTGTGTATTAAAATTATGATGCTCTATTACCAATAATATCGGTACAATAAGAAATTTAAAATCCCTCCGCCTGATGAAGGAGTTCCACTTTAACCTTATACATTCAATTTGTGAAGCCTTATCATAAAGTCGATGTCATTGATGTGTACTAAATTGTTTGTACTATTAATGGTCGACAACTAAATTATAATGGCAAACTGTATAAACCAAGATCAATTGTATTTGTGCTATTTGACAACATGTGATTTACACTCTATTGCTAATTTTTGGGTTAACATAAAATCTATAAATGTTCTACAAACTTTAAAACCTAAAATTTCAACAAATTAAAATTTCCGTTTAAATCATTTGAGTTTTAATTGTTTGTTTAGTTGTCATTTATCTGTTGTGTGAGTACACAGAATTGGCGAAATTAAACAAGAAACGGTGCCTCTGACTATTATTCTCGTACAATATATGTCACTATACTAATTTGTTTCTTTTTAATTTATTACATCTGGACATAAACCATCAATTAATCACTATGATCATTTAATTATAATGTGGTTGAGTTTCTGAAGCCCCCTTATATTAACCTTCGTCCCTCTACATCAAGATGAGTATCAAACTGCTAGCAGCGATTTTACAGTATAAGTTGATCACAGTAGCTAAACTCAATGTACTTCTCTTGTGTTTAAGTGGTGACTGCATAATTGATTGTGTCAAGGTCTTGACTTGCGGAAATTACTAAATTGGACAAAGCCACTTCCTCTGGAGGATGAACGTGTGCGCTTAATTCATGAGGTACTGGTCTAATAATCTTGGTGATGGTACACTTCATGTGAATGCTGTGTAACTATCTAAGTTTTCAGTATTGTTACATCATGAGACATTATTCAGATCGCCTAGTTTCTTCAGGTGAATTCTGTTCTTTGGCTTTATAAATGAGATTATCTACTCCCTTGGACTAGGTTGGCTTTGAGCTGGAGAAAAGCTTTGAGGGAAAGGCGTCCAAACTTGTGGAGTCTTGTGGAAAATCCGCAGAAAAGCTTGTAGCTCTTGTGACTCGTTTTTTTCCTGGTACTTAAATTGTTTTGTTTCATTGTATTAAAACTGTATTTATTATATGGAAGTACCCGAGTCATGCCTGGAAATCAGGAGAAAAAAATAGAAGCGGAAAGAAGTTTAATAGAATTTGAAactaaaaatgaaataaaatctCATAGGTCAAAATTTTACTTCATTCCATACATAGTTGGTGTCACAGTCATGGTTAAGATGCTGACCGGAGATGAGGTCTCACCAGTTTTGTTGATGGCCGGATTGGATTAACTTGCCTTTTAGATCTTAAATAACTTCACTCACTCTCAAAGATAGGAGCTTTTAAGTTTTGGAGGAGGGACAAACTCTGTATGtaataacaaaataatataaattgCTAACTCTGTAGTGCGGTTCTAGGAAGGGCTTTAAACTACCAATGGTTAAATCTCAATCTTGATTTATGTTTTTTTGATAAGGAAAAATGTGAGTATAATCACGTTTCATATTTGCATTCAAGCTTATGAAAAAATTGACTGGACAAAGACTGTTAGATCTGGCATAAATCATTGTTTTGGAAGATGTGAACGAAGTTTGAACAGCGCTATTCCCCTGATAGTCAATAATGTGTAACTTAGGGGATCTGTGCTGCTATAGCTTTCATATTCTCTTCATTATCCTCCCGTTTCTTCCACTTTTTCCACCTACAAAGTGATGGCAAACAGTAGGAGACTAGGATTCCTAAATATTACTGTATAGGCATATTATTTTTAACTGTTACCTCAACATTGTAGGATTTCGTGATCACACGGTCTACAAGGGCCACCAAGTTTTTTTATATAAACGAGCTCAGATATTTGCTGCTGACCTGTGGGGTGCTTTTAAGGGTAAAAGCTATGGAGAATTTCAGGATATAGGTTCCATTACGATGTTTGCAGACTATATTGTTCCAGCAGTGCTTCAACAACTTGGAGTACTTAGATATAGTTCATCCCTGGCCAGCATGATTGAGAGGGGCGCTGAACTTTGTTCAGGCAGTGAGGAGGAAATTGAATTGCGAGCGTGCTCGATTTATGCTGTGGAGAAAATGAGAGAAGTTCTGCATAAGAAAGTTGGAAAGCAGGTTGGTCTACTTTTGCAATGAAGTTCATGTTAATACTTAATACTGGTTGAGTGGCCCATTTGTTTTACACTTTCAAGCAGGAAGTCTCTTTTGTCTATATTAGATTATTTTCCCTTGTATTATGTTCCACAAATTCTTAAATCTTTTGCTTCGTGCTCTTTTTATAAAGCATTCTTCCTCCATTGGTCCTCTTTTTGCGAAAGAAGATGTGGTGATGGAATATATTGTTTTAAGAAGTTTCCCAATGCTCCTGTGTTTAGATAAATCTTAGTTTTATTATTTATAACATGTCCTTTTTGGTGCCAATATATCACTTAAAATATTCTAAAAATATTCTACCAGTGGTTGCATGTCTTCTTTCTATATATTTCTTCCGGGTATATTGTTGCTCTCCCAGTCCCCTCTTCGACGTTTTTACTTCATAAGCGATTTTCGTTATGGGAATTATTTTATGTTCAAATTTATTTTTTCAGTTTTTGCCTGATAACATGGACATCAATAATATAACATCTAGTACTGTACCTTAATttgaaaaaattaaattatttatcttgttataTTTGAGTTTGATTATCACATTAATGTCCTGCAATCTCATTAGAACattcaatttattttattaatttattactTTTATAAAGACCAAGATGCAAACCAGGAAGTTAAAAAATTTAGTACTTGGTAGTGGGTCTGGCATATTATCATCCACCATACTTTGTAATACTGTCTATTCTATCTTTTGGGTTTAAACATTCTCCACCAATTTTATGCTTCTAGTCATATGACAAGACCTAGTACAGTCCGTAGTCTATAGTCATATGTGCACTGTCCTTATTTTGTTGGCTTTTcttgtattttttatttttatgtgGTCAAACTAGAAATTGCATTATGTATTAAGTGGTAACTCAGTTCAAAGAGAACTATTCAATTTGCGAAAATTTATGCTTTTGACAATATATGTGTGTCCTTGTTTTACCGGATTTCTGTAGTGCATGCAGTTTTAAAATTATAAGCTGGCTATGTTTTTACCATTTTTTCTATGAATTTTGGGATTTTCCTTCAGGTATTGAGTGTCGAACTGGATCTCTGGTTATGGTCAGTTGGAGTCCAAAGCCCATCCCTGCAACACCACCGGACTCTCTCCATATACTATTAATTTATCTGCTGTTATGCAACAGTGAATTTTAAAGTAGCAAGAATTGACATGCAAGACTTGAAATTACTATCGGTAAGGGTGAAGATAACTTTAGATTACAGAATGTTTGCGCCCCCTAAAATATGGGCATTTGCATGGATTTTATACGCTTGCACACAGCACCTTAGCTGGGGCTTGACCTCCCAGCCTCTGGTACACCAGAAGTTAGGGTTACTACTGCCTTACTGGTAAGTAACTTATTAATTGGTCACTTTATAACCATCTATGAAGAAAGTCTAGTTTTCC
This sequence is a window from Apium graveolens cultivar Ventura chromosome 9, ASM990537v1, whole genome shotgun sequence. Protein-coding genes within it:
- the LOC141685505 gene encoding uncharacterized protein LOC141685505; its protein translation is MEEVRASSEWVSCHASHVTVNLAGIEKVAESMKNSIPKVEWDYEGIHYFDNGPLSVQYLFVLDALNFCFWPDKDLTYDHLAAGLKAALQKDKSAFDADRLQSYTGLDLRKLLNWTKPLPLEDERVRLIHEVGFELEKSFEGKASKLVESCGKSAEKLVALVTRFFPGFRDHTVYKGHQVFLYKRAQIFAADLWGAFKGKSYGEFQDIGSITMFADYIVPAVLQQLGVLRYSSSLASMIERGAELCSGSEEEIELRACSIYAVEKMREVLHKKVGKQVLSVELDLWLWSVGVQSPSLQHHRTLSIYY